Proteins from one Telopea speciosissima isolate NSW1024214 ecotype Mountain lineage chromosome 1, Tspe_v1, whole genome shotgun sequence genomic window:
- the LOC122657449 gene encoding zinc finger protein ZAT9-like, with translation MEKHSCKLCFKSFASGRALGGHMRSHIANLSTPSKTQQVYPHHHHLLGDETDSASSASSSSSSSSDEEEEEEEEEEKGLSYGLRENPKKSFRLVDPEFSFAVDTGSVVQDRESETESSKNPSRRRSKRDRKSSMIGEQRNLLQQPETPELKKPKSSKPSQAESPSEPEPVSSVSDTTPEEDVARCLMMLSRDIWMRKEEEQEQEQEAYEEEAEKSMEESDDSEELKFPTRTRGRYQCGTCKKVFRSYQALGGHRASHKKIRSCTPFSSCAARTHEAESEPGNAGASNVDRRIHECPVCFRVFGSGQALGGHKRSHLSGSVTAINTVKFGDNLIDLNLPAPVDEDDMSQVELSAVSDAEFIDPTK, from the coding sequence CTAGTGGTAGAGCTTTGGGTGGTCATATGAGGTCTCATATAGCCAACCTGTCGACACCCTCAAAGACCCAGCAAGTCTATCCCCATCACCATCATCTACTCGGAGATGAGACTGACTCTGCCTCGtctgcatcttcttcttcgtcgtcttcttctgatgaggaagaagaagaagaagaagaagaagagaaaggtttGTCTTATGGGTTGAGAGAGAATCCAAAGAAGAGCTTTCGTTTGGTAGATCCTGAGTTTTCTTTTGCCGTCGATACTGGGTCGGTTGTTCAGGACAGAGAAAGCGAAACAGAGTCATCTAAGAACCcatcaaggagaagatcgaAGCGAGATCGCAAATCCAGTATGATCGGAGAGCAGAGAAATCTATTACAACAGCCAGAGACACCAGAGCTTAAGAAACCCAAGTCGAGCAAACCCAGTCAAGCTGAGTCACCGTCGGAGCCGGAACCTGTAAGTTCTGTATCTGATACTACTCCAGAGGAAGATGTTGCTCGGTGTCTTATGATGCTCTCTAGGGATATATGgatgagaaaggaggaagaacaagaacaagaacaagaagcatatgaagaagaagcagagaaatcTATGGAGGAATCAGATGATTCAGAAGAACTCAAATTCCCAACTCGAACAAGGGGGAGGTACCAGTGCGGGACATGCAAGAAGGTGTTCCGGTCGTATCAAGCTTTGGGTGGACACAGAGCAAGTCACAAGAAGATCAGGAGCTGTACTCCATTTTCCTCCTGTGCTGCTCGAACCCATGAAGCCGAATCAGAACCAGGTAATGCAGGTGCTTCTAATGTCGATCGGAGAATCCATGAATGCCCTGTTTGTTTCAGAGTATTTGGGTCTGGACAAGCACTTGGTGGACACAAGAGATCTCACCTCTCTGGTTCGGTTACAGCTATAAATACTGTAAAATTTGGAGACAATTTGATAGATCTTAACCTTCCAGCTCCGGTTGATGAAGACGATATGAGCCAAGTTGAGCTCTCCGCAGTCTCAGATGCAGAATTCATTGATCCAACCAAATGA